One Faecalicatena sp. Marseille-Q4148 DNA window includes the following coding sequences:
- the mutL gene encoding DNA mismatch repair endonuclease MutL, giving the protein MGQIQVLDKITIDKIAAGEVIERPASVVKELVENAIDAGATAVVAEIQEGGISFIRITDNGCGIAKEDIPNAFLRHSTSKIRQVEDLLHIHSLGFRGEALSSISAVSQVELNTKRQEDDYGNCYRIEGGEEVSFETAGVPDGTTFLVRQLFYNTPARRKFLKTPMTEASHVSELLTRLALSHPEVSFQFINNGQTKIHTSGNGNLKDVIYHIYGREIAMNLIEISAEQHGMKISGFLGKPIITRGNRNYENYFINGRYIKNQIVAKAIEDAYKDFSMQHKYPFTVLHLEMPGENIDVNVHPTKMELRFSNQQEVYRFLYETVNAHLHGKELIPEAELPEPKLPKSNVPEVNDTNSKAPKSGLPKRDFTKSDRITEEPLSKEASDGTKLDYFMQKMRDRVLSYHNQNSQAEVAGKSAFAKPQFQADRIREAVNYRKQTEQLSAEPKLVPKAESKQAPEGRKAEDSSVQQLDLFSENLLKRETLAQYEIVGQVFDTYWIVQLQDKMYIIDQHAAHERVLYERTLRGMRTREYTSQYISPPIILNLTMQESELFCRYLDQFTRIGFEIEPFGGDSFAVRAVPDNLFGIAKKELLMEMIDSLSDEVGPNLTPELIDEKIASMSCKAAVKGNSKLSSAEVHALIGELLKLENPYHCPHGRPTIIEMSRRELEKKFKRIV; this is encoded by the coding sequence ATGGGACAGATACAAGTACTGGATAAAATTACAATTGATAAGATCGCAGCCGGTGAAGTAATCGAACGCCCGGCTTCTGTTGTGAAAGAACTTGTAGAGAACGCGATTGATGCCGGAGCAACTGCCGTTGTGGCAGAAATCCAGGAAGGCGGGATCTCTTTCATCCGTATTACAGATAATGGATGCGGAATTGCAAAGGAAGATATTCCCAATGCATTTTTGCGCCATTCAACAAGTAAGATCCGTCAGGTGGAAGACCTTCTTCATATTCATTCCCTCGGATTCCGGGGCGAGGCGCTTTCAAGTATTTCAGCTGTTTCGCAAGTGGAATTAAATACAAAGCGACAGGAAGATGACTATGGAAACTGCTATCGCATTGAAGGGGGAGAAGAAGTTTCTTTTGAAACGGCAGGAGTTCCGGACGGAACAACCTTTCTTGTACGTCAGTTGTTCTATAATACTCCGGCAAGACGAAAGTTTTTGAAGACGCCAATGACGGAGGCAAGCCATGTCAGTGAGCTGCTGACAAGACTGGCATTGTCACATCCGGAAGTATCTTTTCAATTTATAAATAATGGTCAGACGAAAATACATACATCCGGAAACGGAAATCTCAAGGATGTTATTTATCATATCTATGGGCGGGAAATCGCAATGAATCTGATTGAGATTTCAGCAGAACAACATGGAATGAAAATTTCCGGATTTCTCGGGAAACCGATTATTACCAGGGGAAACCGAAATTATGAAAATTATTTTATTAATGGAAGATACATTAAAAATCAAATAGTAGCGAAAGCGATTGAAGATGCGTACAAAGATTTTTCGATGCAGCATAAATATCCGTTTACTGTTCTTCATCTGGAGATGCCGGGAGAAAACATTGATGTGAATGTACATCCAACAAAGATGGAGCTTCGTTTTAGTAATCAACAGGAAGTATACCGATTTCTTTATGAGACTGTAAATGCACATTTGCATGGAAAAGAGCTGATTCCGGAGGCTGAACTTCCGGAGCCAAAACTTCCGAAATCGAATGTTCCGGAAGTGAATGATACGAATTCAAAGGCTCCAAAATCAGGTCTTCCGAAAAGAGATTTCACGAAATCAGACAGAATAACAGAAGAGCCTTTGTCAAAAGAGGCATCAGACGGAACAAAACTGGATTATTTTATGCAGAAGATGCGGGATCGGGTATTGTCGTATCACAACCAGAATTCTCAGGCAGAGGTGGCAGGAAAGAGCGCCTTTGCAAAACCACAATTTCAGGCAGACCGGATTCGCGAGGCTGTGAATTATCGAAAGCAGACGGAACAACTATCTGCGGAACCAAAGCTGGTACCAAAAGCGGAATCAAAGCAAGCTCCGGAAGGAAGGAAAGCGGAAGATAGTTCTGTGCAGCAGTTGGATCTTTTTTCGGAAAATCTTCTGAAACGGGAAACACTTGCACAGTATGAAATCGTCGGTCAGGTATTTGACACTTATTGGATCGTGCAGCTGCAAGATAAAATGTATATCATCGATCAGCATGCAGCCCATGAAAGAGTATTGTATGAAAGAACGCTTCGGGGAATGCGTACAAGAGAGTATACCTCTCAGTACATTAGTCCGCCGATTATTTTGAATCTGACAATGCAGGAATCAGAATTGTTTTGTCGATATCTGGATCAATTCACGAGAATCGGATTTGAAATTGAACCATTTGGCGGTGATTCCTTTGCAGTGAGAGCTGTTCCGGATAACCTTTTTGGCATTGCTAAGAAAGAACTTCTGATGGAAATGATTGATTCTCTTTCGGATGAAGTGGGACCAAATCTCACCCCGGAGCTTATTGATGAGAAAATTGCCTCCATGTCATGTAAGGCCGCAGTAAAAGGAAACTCCAAATTATCATCGGCCGAAGTACATGCATTGATTGGAGAACTTTTGAAATTGGAGAATCCATATCACTGCCCGCACGGGCGTCCGACGATTATTGAGATGAGCCGTCGGGAACTGGAGAAGAAATTTAAGAGGATTGTATAA
- the miaA gene encoding tRNA (adenosine(37)-N6)-dimethylallyltransferase MiaA, producing MKKPLIILTGPTAVGKTKASIGLAKKIGGEIISADSMQVYKYMDIGSAKIRQEEMDGVTHHLIDVLMPEEEFNVVRFQSLAKKAMEEIYAKGHIPIVVGGTGFYIQALLYDIDFTANEEETSYRNELETYAKLNGAEALHEKLKEVDPISAQTIHANNIKRVIRALEFYHQTGQKISEHNAQERQKESPYAFAYFVLNDDRKVLYNRIEKRIDQMLEEGLVEEVRALKERGCTRELVSMQGLGYKEILAYLEGEITLSEAVYLLKRDTRHFAKRQLTWFRRERDVIWIEKQEFHNDETLILNEILRILKEKKITAAADGI from the coding sequence ATGAAGAAGCCGTTAATTATTTTAACAGGACCGACTGCGGTCGGAAAAACAAAAGCATCTATCGGACTTGCAAAAAAAATCGGCGGAGAAATTATCTCCGCTGATTCTATGCAAGTTTATAAATATATGGATATCGGATCTGCTAAGATCCGGCAGGAGGAGATGGACGGAGTTACACATCATTTGATCGATGTTCTTATGCCGGAAGAAGAATTTAATGTCGTGCGTTTCCAGAGCCTGGCAAAAAAGGCAATGGAAGAAATTTATGCAAAAGGACATATTCCAATTGTTGTGGGGGGAACTGGATTTTATATTCAGGCGCTTCTGTATGATATTGATTTTACAGCAAATGAAGAAGAAACATCGTATCGAAATGAGTTGGAAACATACGCAAAGTTGAACGGCGCTGAGGCGCTGCATGAGAAATTAAAGGAAGTAGATCCGATCTCTGCCCAGACAATTCACGCAAACAACATCAAACGAGTAATCCGTGCACTGGAATTTTACCATCAGACCGGACAGAAAATCTCGGAGCACAATGCACAGGAACGTCAAAAGGAATCGCCGTATGCATTTGCATATTTTGTGTTGAACGATGATCGTAAGGTTCTTTACAACAGGATTGAAAAACGGATTGACCAGATGTTAGAAGAAGGACTTGTAGAAGAAGTCAGAGCGCTGAAAGAGCGTGGATGTACGAGAGAGCTTGTTTCGATGCAGGGGCTGGGATACAAGGAAATTCTGGCTTATCTGGAAGGTGAGATCACATTGTCTGAAGCAGTGTATCTCCTGAAAAGAGATACGAGACATTTTGCTAAACGCCAGCTGACATGGTTTCGGAGGGAACGGGATGTTATCTGGATTGAGAAGCAGGAGTTTCATAATGATGAGACTTTGATTTTAAATGAGATACTTCGGATTTTGAAGGAAAAGAAAATTACTGCAGCTGCAGATGGAATATAA
- a CDS encoding methionine gamma-lyase family protein: MTEITTMYQALGISEPVLRFGREVEAKLKERFEEIDRITEYNQLKVIKGMQDCMVSAECFNYVSGYGYNDFGRDKLEEVYAKVFHTEDALVRPQITCGTHALALALSANLRPGDEMLSISGKPYDTLEEVIGIRPSRGSLAEYGVTYQQVDLLENGDFDFEGIRSAINERTKLIEIQRSKGYQTRPTLSVAKIGEAISFVKSINPHIICMVDNCYGEFVEMQEPSDVGADMIVGSLIKNPGGGLAPIGGYIAGTHECIENCAVRLTSPGLGKEVGATLGVMKDFYQGFFLAPTVVNGALKGAVFAANIYEQLGFAVVPNGSESRHDIIQAVTFGTPEGVIAFCQGIQAAAPVDSYVTPEPWAMPGYDSDVIMAAGAFVQGSSIELSADGPIKPPYAVYFQGGLTWEHAKFGILMSLQKLVDAGMVTL; this comes from the coding sequence ATGACAGAAATAACAACTATGTATCAGGCGCTTGGAATTTCTGAACCGGTTCTGAGATTTGGGCGCGAGGTAGAGGCAAAATTAAAGGAACGGTTCGAGGAAATTGACCGGATTACAGAATATAATCAATTGAAAGTAATTAAGGGAATGCAGGACTGTATGGTCAGCGCAGAGTGTTTTAATTATGTGAGTGGTTATGGCTATAATGATTTTGGACGTGATAAACTGGAAGAAGTTTATGCGAAAGTATTTCACACAGAGGACGCCCTTGTCAGACCGCAGATTACATGCGGTACACATGCGCTTGCGCTTGCACTCAGTGCAAATCTCCGGCCGGGCGATGAAATGCTTTCTATCTCCGGAAAACCATACGATACGCTGGAAGAAGTGATTGGAATTCGGCCGTCTCGCGGATCGCTTGCAGAATATGGCGTAACATATCAGCAAGTAGATCTGTTAGAAAATGGCGATTTTGATTTTGAAGGCATTCGTTCGGCTATCAATGAGCGGACAAAATTAATCGAAATTCAGAGATCAAAAGGTTATCAGACACGTCCGACACTTTCGGTTGCAAAGATAGGAGAGGCGATCTCCTTTGTAAAATCAATCAATCCACACATCATCTGTATGGTAGATAATTGTTATGGAGAATTTGTAGAAATGCAGGAGCCTAGTGATGTGGGGGCAGATATGATTGTAGGTTCTCTGATTAAAAATCCGGGAGGCGGACTTGCACCGATCGGAGGTTATATTGCAGGCACTCATGAATGTATTGAAAATTGTGCAGTTCGTTTGACATCCCCTGGACTTGGAAAAGAGGTTGGAGCTACACTTGGCGTTATGAAAGATTTTTACCAGGGATTTTTCTTAGCACCGACAGTTGTAAATGGCGCTTTGAAGGGGGCTGTGTTTGCTGCAAATATTTACGAACAGTTAGGCTTTGCTGTTGTGCCAAATGGAAGTGAAAGCCGTCATGATATCATTCAGGCAGTTACATTTGGGACACCGGAAGGTGTCATTGCGTTTTGTCAGGGAATTCAGGCAGCAGCGCCGGTGGACAGCTATGTCACACCGGAACCGTGGGCAATGCCTGGCTATGACAGCGATGTCATTATGGCAGCGGGCGCATTTGTACAGGGCTCTTCTATTGAGTTGAGTGCAGATGGTCCGATCAAACCTCCGTATGCAGTGTATTTCCAGGGAGGATTGACATGGGAACATGCAAAATTTGGTATTTTAATGTCATTGCAGAAACTTGTTGATGCCGGTATGGTTACATTGTAA
- a CDS encoding NAD(P)/FAD-dependent oxidoreductase translates to MRQIVIVGAGAAGMMAAIAASKAGARVLLLEQKDRIGKKILSTGNGRCNFTNTYQTPECYRSQNPEFPWKVIQTFPVEQTISFFDRLGVYAKDRNGYLYPNSDQASAVLDVLRMELTRLKVDIHTEEKVLEIKPSGKGASRRFRIRTGQRCYEADAVILTAGSKAAPNTGSDGSGYPLAQKLGHRIVPVVPALVQLCCKESFYKIISGVRVQGRVSIWSGGKMLAEDSGELQLTNYGISGIPVFQVSRYAAYALLDKKQVWAELDFLPGLTDQEVMRLLKRRIHNHPEQTVEELFIGLFHKKLAQVLVQESRISRKTLGKELTEKQILMLIEKIKHFKTEVIKTNPFEQAQICAGGVDTREIHSATMESKRISGLYFAGEIVDVDGICGGYNLQWAWSSGYLAGQSAAERKNI, encoded by the coding sequence ATGAGACAGATAGTAATTGTCGGTGCAGGGGCGGCCGGTATGATGGCTGCCATTGCTGCGTCAAAGGCTGGCGCCCGAGTACTTTTGTTAGAGCAAAAAGACCGGATAGGAAAGAAAATTTTATCTACCGGAAATGGAAGATGTAATTTTACAAATACATATCAGACGCCGGAATGTTACCGCAGTCAGAATCCGGAATTTCCATGGAAAGTGATTCAGACATTTCCGGTGGAGCAGACGATTTCTTTTTTTGATCGTCTTGGTGTTTATGCCAAAGACAGAAATGGATATCTCTATCCAAACTCAGATCAGGCATCAGCGGTACTGGACGTGCTTCGAATGGAGCTGACGCGGCTAAAAGTGGATATCCATACCGAAGAGAAGGTATTAGAGATTAAGCCTTCCGGAAAGGGAGCTTCAAGAAGATTCCGGATTCGAACAGGGCAAAGATGTTATGAAGCAGATGCGGTTATCCTGACGGCCGGTTCTAAAGCTGCACCAAATACAGGTTCTGACGGAAGCGGCTATCCGTTAGCTCAGAAACTCGGTCATCGGATTGTTCCTGTAGTACCGGCGCTTGTACAACTTTGCTGTAAAGAATCTTTCTATAAAATCATATCAGGTGTGCGGGTGCAGGGGCGTGTTTCCATATGGTCCGGCGGGAAGATGCTTGCAGAAGACAGCGGAGAACTGCAATTGACCAATTATGGAATATCAGGCATTCCGGTATTTCAGGTAAGCAGATATGCTGCTTATGCGCTTTTAGATAAAAAACAGGTATGGGCAGAGCTTGATTTTCTTCCGGGACTTACAGATCAGGAAGTTATGCGGCTTTTAAAAAGGCGGATTCATAATCATCCGGAACAGACGGTAGAAGAGCTGTTCATTGGCTTGTTTCACAAAAAACTGGCACAGGTACTTGTACAGGAAAGCCGGATTTCAAGAAAAACATTGGGAAAAGAACTAACAGAAAAACAAATTTTGATGCTTATAGAGAAAATAAAGCATTTTAAGACAGAAGTAATAAAAACAAACCCATTTGAACAGGCTCAAATCTGTGCAGGCGGCGTAGATACAAGAGAGATCCATTCTGCAACAATGGAATCCAAACGTATCTCCGGATTGTATTTTGCCGGGGAGATTGTGGATGTAGACGGTATTTGCGGCGGATATAATCTCCAATGGGCGTGGTCAAGCGGTTATCTGGCAGGACAGAGCGCGGCAGAAAGGAAAAATATATGA
- a CDS encoding FAD-dependent oxidoreductase — translation MIRVHQVKLPIPHSEEQFRKKLAQTLRVPEGQIQKYEIRKQSLDARKKPQLFYSYTVDVSVPKEAQVLKRLKESVAGKAPEKRYQFPESGTEMLRHRPVIVGCGPAGLFCGYMLALHGYRPILIERGAPVEERMKDVEMFWQTGYLDPDSNVQFGEGGAGTFSDGKLNTLVKDPDGRGAEVLRVFAEHGAPEDICYVNKPHIGTDILTKVVRNMREFILKHGGDVFFHTQMTDIDINRGQVCGIMVKHLPEGKDSYIETEVLILAPGHSARDTFFRLYERGVAMEPKSFAVGVRAEHPQKMINMAQYGDQPEEIQQYLGAAAYKVTANLENGRGVYSFCMCPGGYVVNASSEEGMLAVNGMSYRDRAGENANSAIVVTVSPEDYGAEDALAGIRFQRELERRAYEAGKGKIPVERLEDFLSKTKTPQEVAENLVHPQMKGEYCVADVRGILPEFIGDAIAEGMNTFGQKIRGFDHPDTLLSGVESRTSSPVRIPRDADMQHQIRGLFPCGEGAGYAGGITSAAIDGLKIAEMIAARFQKWM, via the coding sequence ATGATTCGAGTTCATCAAGTAAAACTTCCCATTCCTCACAGTGAGGAACAATTCCGAAAAAAACTGGCGCAGACGCTTCGGGTTCCGGAAGGACAGATTCAGAAGTATGAGATCCGTAAGCAGTCGCTTGATGCGCGCAAAAAACCGCAGCTTTTTTACAGTTATACTGTAGATGTATCGGTTCCGAAAGAAGCGCAGGTATTAAAACGGCTGAAAGAATCTGTAGCTGGGAAGGCTCCGGAGAAGAGATATCAGTTTCCGGAAAGCGGTACAGAAATGCTGCGCCATCGTCCGGTTATTGTTGGATGCGGGCCGGCAGGTTTGTTTTGCGGGTATATGCTTGCGCTTCATGGATATCGACCGATTTTAATCGAGAGAGGGGCGCCGGTAGAGGAACGGATGAAAGACGTGGAAATGTTTTGGCAGACAGGATATTTAGATCCAGATTCTAATGTACAGTTTGGAGAAGGCGGAGCAGGAACATTTTCTGATGGAAAACTCAATACACTTGTGAAAGATCCGGATGGAAGAGGAGCTGAAGTATTGAGGGTTTTTGCCGAACACGGTGCGCCGGAAGATATTTGTTATGTAAATAAACCGCATATCGGAACTGATATTTTGACGAAGGTAGTCAGAAATATGAGGGAATTTATTCTTAAACATGGCGGAGATGTATTTTTTCATACACAGATGACAGATATTGACATAAATCGAGGTCAGGTGTGTGGTATAATGGTGAAACATCTTCCAGAGGGAAAAGATTCCTACATAGAAACAGAAGTATTGATCCTTGCTCCGGGACACAGTGCAAGAGATACTTTCTTTCGTCTTTATGAAAGAGGGGTGGCAATGGAACCGAAGTCTTTCGCGGTAGGAGTGCGTGCAGAGCATCCACAGAAGATGATTAATATGGCTCAGTATGGAGATCAGCCGGAAGAAATACAGCAATATCTTGGAGCGGCTGCTTATAAAGTGACAGCAAATCTGGAGAATGGAAGAGGTGTTTATTCCTTTTGTATGTGTCCGGGCGGTTATGTTGTGAATGCTTCTTCGGAAGAAGGAATGCTTGCTGTGAACGGTATGAGTTACCGAGACCGGGCAGGAGAGAATGCCAACAGCGCTATTGTAGTGACGGTATCTCCGGAAGATTACGGTGCAGAAGATGCATTGGCTGGAATTCGTTTTCAAAGAGAACTGGAGCGGCGGGCATATGAAGCGGGCAAAGGAAAGATTCCGGTGGAGCGTTTGGAAGATTTTCTTTCAAAAACAAAAACGCCGCAGGAAGTGGCGGAGAACCTTGTCCATCCACAGATGAAAGGCGAATACTGTGTTGCAGATGTACGAGGAATTTTACCGGAGTTTATCGGAGATGCGATTGCCGAGGGGATGAACACATTTGGACAAAAGATTCGTGGCTTTGATCATCCGGATACATTGCTTTCCGGTGTAGAAAGCAGAACATCATCACCGGTGCGGATTCCGCGAGATGCTGATATGCAGCATCAGATAAGAGGGTTGTTTCCTTGTGGAGAGGGCGCCGGATATGCCGGAGGAATCACTTCAGCAGCAATAGACGGCTTAAAAATTGCGGAAATGATTGCAGCACGTTTTCAAAAATGGATGTAG
- a CDS encoding DUF4321 domain-containing protein, whose translation MRGSGSKNSWALFLLILTGIVLGGFIGMLADGVSFLSWLSYGQAFGLQNPVVLNLGVMSITFGLSIEINIASILGMILSIIIYRFL comes from the coding sequence ATGAGAGGTTCAGGAAGCAAAAATTCATGGGCTTTATTTTTGTTGATATTGACAGGAATTGTGCTTGGGGGCTTTATCGGAATGCTTGCGGATGGTGTGTCATTCTTGAGCTGGCTGTCATATGGACAGGCATTTGGACTTCAGAATCCCGTTGTACTGAATCTTGGGGTAATGTCAATTACATTTGGACTCAGCATCGAGATTAACATTGCCAGCATTCTGGGCATGATTTTGTCTATTATTATATATCGCTTCTTATAA
- the radC gene encoding DNA repair protein RadC yields the protein MNQTCTMKEMLKEDRPYEKCEQNGAKFLTDSELLSVLLRTGTKGITSLELARMLLHPGGPKEGLLAVHTWSYEALLKIPGIGRVKALQILCLSELAKRLAKAEAEESLCFDNPSSIAAYYMEEFRHQEQELLMLLLLNTKSKLIGERIISKGTVNSAIISPRELMIEALRYQAVSMILVHNHPSGDASPSHADIMVTQQIAKAGALIGIELLDHIILGDRCYVSMAEQKLL from the coding sequence ATGAATCAGACTTGTACAATGAAAGAAATGTTAAAAGAAGATCGGCCATATGAAAAATGTGAGCAGAACGGAGCAAAGTTTCTTACAGACAGTGAACTGCTCTCTGTTTTACTGAGGACAGGAACAAAGGGAATCACTTCTCTTGAACTGGCAAGAATGCTCCTGCATCCGGGAGGACCAAAGGAAGGACTGCTGGCTGTTCATACATGGTCTTATGAAGCGCTTCTTAAAATCCCCGGAATCGGAAGAGTAAAAGCGCTTCAGATCCTCTGTCTCTCAGAACTGGCAAAACGACTGGCAAAAGCAGAGGCGGAGGAATCTCTTTGTTTTGACAATCCGTCTTCCATTGCGGCTTACTATATGGAAGAATTTCGACATCAGGAACAGGAACTTTTGATGCTGCTGCTTCTAAATACAAAATCTAAGCTGATCGGAGAACGGATTATTTCTAAAGGGACGGTAAATTCTGCGATTATTTCTCCGCGGGAACTGATGATTGAAGCATTGAGGTATCAGGCTGTTTCTATGATTCTGGTTCACAATCATCCGAGCGGAGACGCATCGCCCAGTCATGCAGATATTATGGTAACACAGCAGATTGCAAAAGCGGGTGCGCTGATCGGCATTGAGCTTTTGGATCACATCATTTTGGGTGATCGCTGTTATGTCAGTATGGCAGAACAGAAGCTGCTGTAG
- the mreC gene encoding rod shape-determining protein MreC, which produces MKKRNKSSLSNKYWVLILCLICILMMGLSLLSSKASGPLRFIAGYTVVPMQKGINTIGVWLSDLTDNFETLQELKAENETLKEQIDALTLERNSLQQQQSELERLQALYKLDQNYSDYEKIGARVIANNGSNWFNSFTIDKGSNDGIKTDMNVIAGSGLVGIVTEVGPNWAEVRSIIDDESKVSAMMLSTSDNCIVNGDLKLMNDGRIRFERLPNTGKEIAAGEYVVTSAISSRYVQGILVGYVDSIEEDSNNLTCSGYLTPAVDFQHLQEVLVILTTKQELTGKEE; this is translated from the coding sequence ATGAAAAAGCGAAATAAATCGTCATTGTCAAATAAATACTGGGTACTGATCCTGTGCCTGATCTGTATTTTAATGATGGGGCTGTCCCTGTTATCCAGCAAGGCAAGCGGACCGCTCCGTTTTATTGCCGGATATACAGTTGTGCCGATGCAGAAAGGGATTAATACGATAGGAGTATGGCTCAGCGATCTGACGGATAATTTCGAGACGCTTCAGGAATTAAAAGCAGAAAATGAGACGTTAAAAGAGCAGATAGATGCATTAACTCTGGAACGCAATAGTCTGCAGCAGCAGCAATCGGAGTTGGAACGTCTTCAGGCTCTGTATAAATTGGATCAGAACTATTCAGATTATGAGAAGATAGGCGCCCGGGTTATCGCTAATAACGGGAGCAACTGGTTTAATTCTTTTACGATCGATAAAGGCTCCAATGATGGAATCAAAACAGATATGAATGTGATTGCAGGAAGCGGACTTGTAGGAATCGTTACCGAGGTTGGGCCTAATTGGGCGGAAGTGCGTTCAATTATTGATGATGAAAGTAAAGTCAGCGCCATGATGCTCTCTACCTCCGATAATTGTATTGTGAATGGCGATCTAAAATTAATGAATGACGGACGAATTCGCTTTGAACGTTTGCCGAATACAGGCAAAGAAATTGCAGCCGGAGAATATGTAGTAACATCTGCTATCAGCAGTCGATATGTCCAGGGAATTCTCGTTGGCTATGTAGATTCTATCGAAGAAGATTCGAATAATCTTACTTGTTCAGGATATCTGACTCCGGCAGTGGATTTCCAGCATTTGCAGGAAGTACTTGTTATTTTAACAACGAAACAGGAATTAACCGGAAAAGAAGAATAA
- the mreD gene encoding rod shape-determining protein MreD has protein sequence MKRKIVTAVFIVVFFLLQTTVFQHLAFASISPNFMIILASSYGFMRGKKEGMIVGFVSGLFMDVFYGVGSMIGAYALIYLLIGYCNGFFNRMFFEDDIKLPILLISASEFVFGLCNYIFLYMMRSKFDFWYYFWNIIVPELVYTIIITLFLYPLILYVNQRLDDDEKRGAGKLV, from the coding sequence GTGAAAAGAAAAATTGTAACAGCAGTTTTTATCGTAGTATTTTTCCTGCTGCAGACAACCGTATTTCAGCATTTGGCTTTTGCTTCCATTTCTCCGAATTTTATGATTATTCTGGCATCTTCTTATGGGTTCATGCGTGGTAAAAAAGAAGGAATGATTGTTGGATTTGTTTCCGGTCTTTTCATGGATGTATTTTATGGAGTTGGTTCCATGATCGGCGCTTACGCATTGATTTATCTGTTGATCGGATACTGTAATGGCTTTTTTAACAGAATGTTTTTTGAAGATGATATCAAACTTCCGATTCTGTTGATTTCTGCAAGTGAGTTTGTATTCGGACTTTGTAATTATATTTTCCTTTACATGATGCGGAGTAAATTTGATTTTTGGTATTATTTCTGGAATATTATCGTGCCGGAACTTGTATATACGATCATTATTACATTGTTTTTATATCCATTGATTTTATATGTAAATCAACGCTTGGACGATGACGAAAAAAGGGGTGCTGGTAAGCTTGTTTAA